One Punica granatum isolate Tunisia-2019 chromosome 3, ASM765513v2, whole genome shotgun sequence genomic window carries:
- the LOC116199606 gene encoding probable cyclic nucleotide-gated ion channel 5 isoform X2 → MKKCGFSIEGLARAGHTSNAKSKSFKTGMRKGSEGLKSIGRSLGFGVSRAVFPEDLKTSEKKIFDPQDKFLLLWNKLSVASCILAVSVDPLFLYLPVINNTMNCIGIDRKLAITVTTLRTIIDAFYLIHMSLQFRTAYIAPSSRVFGRGELVIDPAQIAKRYLRRYFIIDFLSVLPLPQIVVWRFLVRSNGSYVLSTKQALLYIIIIQYIFRFLRMVPLTTELKRTAGVFAETAWAGAAYYLLLYMLASHIMLLERNYSPSLLQQKYCYAWPTLSLTVYCHSKFHWGIVSIVTIVGAFWYIFAVQRNDSCWKKACNETCHRDFLYCGNQGMDGYSAWSNISEGVLNASCSAGGDDPPFDYGIFDQALSSGIVSTMNFVSKYCYCLWWGLQNLSTLGQGLETSTYPWEVVFSITLAILGLILFALLIGNMQTYLQSLTIRLEEMRVKRRDSEQWMHHRLLPPELRERVRRYDQYKWLETRGVDEESLVQSLPKDLRRDIKRHLCLALVRRVPLFENMDERLLDAICERLKPSLFTENTYIVREGDPVDEMLFIIRGRLESVTTDGGRSGFFNRSLLKEGDFCGEELLTWALDPKSGSNLPSSTRTVKALTEVEAFALIAEELKFVASQFRRLHSRQVQHTFRFYSQQWRTWAACFIQAAWRRYAKRKSMELRRKEEEGEEEEEEEGPSRARNSNAGGTSFSIGATFLATRFAANALRGVHRNRNAKSARDLMKLQKPPEPDFTAEDAD, encoded by the exons ATGAAGAAGTGTGGTTTTAGTATTGAGGGCCTTGCGCGAGCTGGTCACACAAGCAATGCCAAATCTAAATCCTTCAAAACTGGGATGAGAAAGGGTTCTGAAGGACTCAAGTCGATCGGCCGTTCGCTCGGATTTGGGGTTTCTCGAGCAGTTTTCCCTGAAGATCTGAAAACATCTGAGAAAAAGATATTTGATCCTCAAGACAAGTTCCTACTTTTGTGGAATAAACTTTCTGTGGCTTCATGTATTTTGGCAGTGTCTGTGGACCCTCTTTTCCTTTATCTTCCTGTCATTAACAATACAATGAATTGTATCGGTATAGATCGTAAATTAGCCATCACAGTGACCACGTTGCGGACCATTATTGATGCTTTCTATCTCATCCACATGAGTCTTCAGTTTCGAACTGCTTATATTGCACCATCTTCCCGGGTTTTTGGGCGAGGTGAACTTGTGATAGATCCTGCCCAAATTGCAAAGCGCTACTTACGACGCTACTTCATCATTGATTTCCTTTCCGTCCTCCCTCTGCCTCAG ATTGTTGTCTGGAGATTCCTTGTGAGGTCAAATGGTTCATATGTGCTGTCTACAAAGCAGGCCCTGCTTTACATTATTATCATTCAGTACATTTTTAGATTTCTCCGCATGGTTCCATTGACCACAGAACTGAAGAGAACTGCTGGTGTTTTTGCTGAAACTGCGTGGGCTGGTGCTGCATATTATTTGCTGCTATATATGCTTGCTAGTCAT ATAATGTTACTTGAACGAAACTACTCTCCTTCACTGCTCCAACAGAAGTACTGCTACGCCTGGCCGACGCTCAGTCTCACTGTGTATTGTCATTCAAAGTTTCACTGGGGCATCGTATCTATAGTTACC ATTGTCGGCGCATTCTGGTATATATTTGCTGTACAGAGAAACGATTCATGCTGGAAGAAGGCTTGTAACGAAACATGCCATAGAGATTTTCTTTACTGTGGGAACCAAGGAATGGATGGTTATAGCGCGTGGAGCAACATAAGTGAAGGGGTCCTTAATGCTAGTTGTTCTGCTGGCGGTGATGATCCGCCATTCGATTATGGTATCTTTGATCAGGCACTGTCATCTGGGATAGTTtcgaccatgaattttgtatCGAAGTATTGCTACTGTTTATGGTGGGGGCTGCAGAACTTGAG TACTCTTGGGCAGGGGCTCGAGACCAGCACATATCCATGGGAAGTTGTATTTTCCATTACACTAGCCATTTTGGGCCTTATCCTCTTTGCTCTATTGATTGGTAATATGCAG ACCTACCTTCAGTCTCTCACTATTCGGCTTGAAGAGATGAGAGTGAAGAGGCGTGACTCTGAACAGTGGATGCATCATCGATTGCTCCCCCCCGAATTAAGGGAGCGTGTTAGACGCTATGATCAGTACAAGTGGTTGGAGACTCGTGGTGTTGATGAAGAGTCCTTGGTGCAGTCTCTCCCAAAGGATCTGAGGAGAGATATTAAGCGTCATCTCTGTCTCGCCTTGGTTCGAAGA GTGCCATTGTTTGAGAATATGGACGAGAGGTTACTCGATGCAATCTGCGAGCGACTGAAGCCAAGTTTATTCACTGAAAACACTTACATAGTCCGGGAAGGTGATCCTGTGGATGAGATGCTCTTTATAATTCGGGGACGTCTCGAGAGTGTGACTACTGATGGAGGGAGAAGTGGGTTTTTCAACCGAAGTTTATTGAAGGAAGGAGACTTCTGTGGTGAGGAATTGCTAACTTGGGCCCTCGATCCCAAGTCGGGCTCTAACCTCCCTTCTTCCACCCGGACTGTGAAGGCTCTCACAGAGGTGGAGGCCTTTGCGCTGATAGCTGAGGAACTGAAGTTCGTGGCTAGTCAGTTCAGGAGGCTTCACAGTAGGCAAGTTCAGCATACGTTCCGCTTCTATTCCCAGCAGTGGAGGACTTGGGCTGCCTGCTTTATTCAAGCTGCGTGGAGGAGATACGCAAAGAGGAAGAGCATGGAACTTCGCAGAAAGGAGGAAGAgggggaagaagaggaagaggaagaagggcCGAGCCGGGCCAGGAACAGTAATGCAGGTGGCACATCTTTTAGTATCGGGGCAACCTTCCTTGCTACGAGATTTGCTGCAAATGCCCTTCGTGGAGTCCATAGGAATCGAAATGCCAAGAGCGCCCGGGACCTCATGAAGCTTCAGAAGCCGCCTGAGCCTGACTTCACAGCAGAAGATGCAGATTAG
- the LOC116199606 gene encoding probable cyclic nucleotide-gated ion channel 5 isoform X3, producing the protein MFDCGYKSEYMDGQREKFRRLDDLDSRVSSPSDTGMKKCGFSIEGLARAGHTSNAKSKSFKTGMRKGSEGLKSIGRSLGFGVSRAVFPEDLKTSEKKIFDPQDKFLLLWNKLSVASCILAVSVDPLFLYLPVINNTMNCIGIDRKLAITVTTLRTIIDAFYLIHMSLQFRTAYIAPSSRVFGRGELVIDPAQIAKRYLRRYFIIDFLSVLPLPQIVVWRFLVRSNGSYVLSTKQALLYIIIIQYIFRFLRMVPLTTELKRTAGVFAETAWAGAAYYLLLYMLASHIVGAFWYIFAVQRNDSCWKKACNETCHRDFLYCGNQGMDGYSAWSNISEGVLNASCSAGGDDPPFDYGIFDQALSSGIVSTMNFVSKYCYCLWWGLQNLSTLGQGLETSTYPWEVVFSITLAILGLILFALLIGNMQTYLQSLTIRLEEMRVKRRDSEQWMHHRLLPPELRERVRRYDQYKWLETRGVDEESLVQSLPKDLRRDIKRHLCLALVRRVPLFENMDERLLDAICERLKPSLFTENTYIVREGDPVDEMLFIIRGRLESVTTDGGRSGFFNRSLLKEGDFCGEELLTWALDPKSGSNLPSSTRTVKALTEVEAFALIAEELKFVASQFRRLHSRQVQHTFRFYSQQWRTWAACFIQAAWRRYAKRKSMELRRKEEEGEEEEEEEGPSRARNSNAGGTSFSIGATFLATRFAANALRGVHRNRNAKSARDLMKLQKPPEPDFTAEDAD; encoded by the exons ATGTTTGACTGTGGTTACAAATCCGAGTACATGGATGGCCAGCGAGAGAAGTTTAGGAG GCTGGACGACTTGGATTCTAGAGTATCGTCACCTTCAGATACTGGAATGAAGAAGTGTGGTTTTAGTATTGAGGGCCTTGCGCGAGCTGGTCACACAAGCAATGCCAAATCTAAATCCTTCAAAACTGGGATGAGAAAGGGTTCTGAAGGACTCAAGTCGATCGGCCGTTCGCTCGGATTTGGGGTTTCTCGAGCAGTTTTCCCTGAAGATCTGAAAACATCTGAGAAAAAGATATTTGATCCTCAAGACAAGTTCCTACTTTTGTGGAATAAACTTTCTGTGGCTTCATGTATTTTGGCAGTGTCTGTGGACCCTCTTTTCCTTTATCTTCCTGTCATTAACAATACAATGAATTGTATCGGTATAGATCGTAAATTAGCCATCACAGTGACCACGTTGCGGACCATTATTGATGCTTTCTATCTCATCCACATGAGTCTTCAGTTTCGAACTGCTTATATTGCACCATCTTCCCGGGTTTTTGGGCGAGGTGAACTTGTGATAGATCCTGCCCAAATTGCAAAGCGCTACTTACGACGCTACTTCATCATTGATTTCCTTTCCGTCCTCCCTCTGCCTCAG ATTGTTGTCTGGAGATTCCTTGTGAGGTCAAATGGTTCATATGTGCTGTCTACAAAGCAGGCCCTGCTTTACATTATTATCATTCAGTACATTTTTAGATTTCTCCGCATGGTTCCATTGACCACAGAACTGAAGAGAACTGCTGGTGTTTTTGCTGAAACTGCGTGGGCTGGTGCTGCATATTATTTGCTGCTATATATGCTTGCTAGTCAT ATTGTCGGCGCATTCTGGTATATATTTGCTGTACAGAGAAACGATTCATGCTGGAAGAAGGCTTGTAACGAAACATGCCATAGAGATTTTCTTTACTGTGGGAACCAAGGAATGGATGGTTATAGCGCGTGGAGCAACATAAGTGAAGGGGTCCTTAATGCTAGTTGTTCTGCTGGCGGTGATGATCCGCCATTCGATTATGGTATCTTTGATCAGGCACTGTCATCTGGGATAGTTtcgaccatgaattttgtatCGAAGTATTGCTACTGTTTATGGTGGGGGCTGCAGAACTTGAG TACTCTTGGGCAGGGGCTCGAGACCAGCACATATCCATGGGAAGTTGTATTTTCCATTACACTAGCCATTTTGGGCCTTATCCTCTTTGCTCTATTGATTGGTAATATGCAG ACCTACCTTCAGTCTCTCACTATTCGGCTTGAAGAGATGAGAGTGAAGAGGCGTGACTCTGAACAGTGGATGCATCATCGATTGCTCCCCCCCGAATTAAGGGAGCGTGTTAGACGCTATGATCAGTACAAGTGGTTGGAGACTCGTGGTGTTGATGAAGAGTCCTTGGTGCAGTCTCTCCCAAAGGATCTGAGGAGAGATATTAAGCGTCATCTCTGTCTCGCCTTGGTTCGAAGA GTGCCATTGTTTGAGAATATGGACGAGAGGTTACTCGATGCAATCTGCGAGCGACTGAAGCCAAGTTTATTCACTGAAAACACTTACATAGTCCGGGAAGGTGATCCTGTGGATGAGATGCTCTTTATAATTCGGGGACGTCTCGAGAGTGTGACTACTGATGGAGGGAGAAGTGGGTTTTTCAACCGAAGTTTATTGAAGGAAGGAGACTTCTGTGGTGAGGAATTGCTAACTTGGGCCCTCGATCCCAAGTCGGGCTCTAACCTCCCTTCTTCCACCCGGACTGTGAAGGCTCTCACAGAGGTGGAGGCCTTTGCGCTGATAGCTGAGGAACTGAAGTTCGTGGCTAGTCAGTTCAGGAGGCTTCACAGTAGGCAAGTTCAGCATACGTTCCGCTTCTATTCCCAGCAGTGGAGGACTTGGGCTGCCTGCTTTATTCAAGCTGCGTGGAGGAGATACGCAAAGAGGAAGAGCATGGAACTTCGCAGAAAGGAGGAAGAgggggaagaagaggaagaggaagaagggcCGAGCCGGGCCAGGAACAGTAATGCAGGTGGCACATCTTTTAGTATCGGGGCAACCTTCCTTGCTACGAGATTTGCTGCAAATGCCCTTCGTGGAGTCCATAGGAATCGAAATGCCAAGAGCGCCCGGGACCTCATGAAGCTTCAGAAGCCGCCTGAGCCTGACTTCACAGCAGAAGATGCAGATTAG
- the LOC116199606 gene encoding probable cyclic nucleotide-gated ion channel 5 isoform X1 translates to MFDCGYKSEYMDGQREKFRRLDDLDSRVSSPSDTGMKKCGFSIEGLARAGHTSNAKSKSFKTGMRKGSEGLKSIGRSLGFGVSRAVFPEDLKTSEKKIFDPQDKFLLLWNKLSVASCILAVSVDPLFLYLPVINNTMNCIGIDRKLAITVTTLRTIIDAFYLIHMSLQFRTAYIAPSSRVFGRGELVIDPAQIAKRYLRRYFIIDFLSVLPLPQIVVWRFLVRSNGSYVLSTKQALLYIIIIQYIFRFLRMVPLTTELKRTAGVFAETAWAGAAYYLLLYMLASHIMLLERNYSPSLLQQKYCYAWPTLSLTVYCHSKFHWGIVSIVTIVGAFWYIFAVQRNDSCWKKACNETCHRDFLYCGNQGMDGYSAWSNISEGVLNASCSAGGDDPPFDYGIFDQALSSGIVSTMNFVSKYCYCLWWGLQNLSTLGQGLETSTYPWEVVFSITLAILGLILFALLIGNMQTYLQSLTIRLEEMRVKRRDSEQWMHHRLLPPELRERVRRYDQYKWLETRGVDEESLVQSLPKDLRRDIKRHLCLALVRRVPLFENMDERLLDAICERLKPSLFTENTYIVREGDPVDEMLFIIRGRLESVTTDGGRSGFFNRSLLKEGDFCGEELLTWALDPKSGSNLPSSTRTVKALTEVEAFALIAEELKFVASQFRRLHSRQVQHTFRFYSQQWRTWAACFIQAAWRRYAKRKSMELRRKEEEGEEEEEEEGPSRARNSNAGGTSFSIGATFLATRFAANALRGVHRNRNAKSARDLMKLQKPPEPDFTAEDAD, encoded by the exons ATGTTTGACTGTGGTTACAAATCCGAGTACATGGATGGCCAGCGAGAGAAGTTTAGGAG GCTGGACGACTTGGATTCTAGAGTATCGTCACCTTCAGATACTGGAATGAAGAAGTGTGGTTTTAGTATTGAGGGCCTTGCGCGAGCTGGTCACACAAGCAATGCCAAATCTAAATCCTTCAAAACTGGGATGAGAAAGGGTTCTGAAGGACTCAAGTCGATCGGCCGTTCGCTCGGATTTGGGGTTTCTCGAGCAGTTTTCCCTGAAGATCTGAAAACATCTGAGAAAAAGATATTTGATCCTCAAGACAAGTTCCTACTTTTGTGGAATAAACTTTCTGTGGCTTCATGTATTTTGGCAGTGTCTGTGGACCCTCTTTTCCTTTATCTTCCTGTCATTAACAATACAATGAATTGTATCGGTATAGATCGTAAATTAGCCATCACAGTGACCACGTTGCGGACCATTATTGATGCTTTCTATCTCATCCACATGAGTCTTCAGTTTCGAACTGCTTATATTGCACCATCTTCCCGGGTTTTTGGGCGAGGTGAACTTGTGATAGATCCTGCCCAAATTGCAAAGCGCTACTTACGACGCTACTTCATCATTGATTTCCTTTCCGTCCTCCCTCTGCCTCAG ATTGTTGTCTGGAGATTCCTTGTGAGGTCAAATGGTTCATATGTGCTGTCTACAAAGCAGGCCCTGCTTTACATTATTATCATTCAGTACATTTTTAGATTTCTCCGCATGGTTCCATTGACCACAGAACTGAAGAGAACTGCTGGTGTTTTTGCTGAAACTGCGTGGGCTGGTGCTGCATATTATTTGCTGCTATATATGCTTGCTAGTCAT ATAATGTTACTTGAACGAAACTACTCTCCTTCACTGCTCCAACAGAAGTACTGCTACGCCTGGCCGACGCTCAGTCTCACTGTGTATTGTCATTCAAAGTTTCACTGGGGCATCGTATCTATAGTTACC ATTGTCGGCGCATTCTGGTATATATTTGCTGTACAGAGAAACGATTCATGCTGGAAGAAGGCTTGTAACGAAACATGCCATAGAGATTTTCTTTACTGTGGGAACCAAGGAATGGATGGTTATAGCGCGTGGAGCAACATAAGTGAAGGGGTCCTTAATGCTAGTTGTTCTGCTGGCGGTGATGATCCGCCATTCGATTATGGTATCTTTGATCAGGCACTGTCATCTGGGATAGTTtcgaccatgaattttgtatCGAAGTATTGCTACTGTTTATGGTGGGGGCTGCAGAACTTGAG TACTCTTGGGCAGGGGCTCGAGACCAGCACATATCCATGGGAAGTTGTATTTTCCATTACACTAGCCATTTTGGGCCTTATCCTCTTTGCTCTATTGATTGGTAATATGCAG ACCTACCTTCAGTCTCTCACTATTCGGCTTGAAGAGATGAGAGTGAAGAGGCGTGACTCTGAACAGTGGATGCATCATCGATTGCTCCCCCCCGAATTAAGGGAGCGTGTTAGACGCTATGATCAGTACAAGTGGTTGGAGACTCGTGGTGTTGATGAAGAGTCCTTGGTGCAGTCTCTCCCAAAGGATCTGAGGAGAGATATTAAGCGTCATCTCTGTCTCGCCTTGGTTCGAAGA GTGCCATTGTTTGAGAATATGGACGAGAGGTTACTCGATGCAATCTGCGAGCGACTGAAGCCAAGTTTATTCACTGAAAACACTTACATAGTCCGGGAAGGTGATCCTGTGGATGAGATGCTCTTTATAATTCGGGGACGTCTCGAGAGTGTGACTACTGATGGAGGGAGAAGTGGGTTTTTCAACCGAAGTTTATTGAAGGAAGGAGACTTCTGTGGTGAGGAATTGCTAACTTGGGCCCTCGATCCCAAGTCGGGCTCTAACCTCCCTTCTTCCACCCGGACTGTGAAGGCTCTCACAGAGGTGGAGGCCTTTGCGCTGATAGCTGAGGAACTGAAGTTCGTGGCTAGTCAGTTCAGGAGGCTTCACAGTAGGCAAGTTCAGCATACGTTCCGCTTCTATTCCCAGCAGTGGAGGACTTGGGCTGCCTGCTTTATTCAAGCTGCGTGGAGGAGATACGCAAAGAGGAAGAGCATGGAACTTCGCAGAAAGGAGGAAGAgggggaagaagaggaagaggaagaagggcCGAGCCGGGCCAGGAACAGTAATGCAGGTGGCACATCTTTTAGTATCGGGGCAACCTTCCTTGCTACGAGATTTGCTGCAAATGCCCTTCGTGGAGTCCATAGGAATCGAAATGCCAAGAGCGCCCGGGACCTCATGAAGCTTCAGAAGCCGCCTGAGCCTGACTTCACAGCAGAAGATGCAGATTAG
- the LOC116198876 gene encoding uncharacterized protein LOC116198876: MTILGPSVIDFSGHDHRLYLCDHRTILPVPCSWCGTRSNNPPNFRCKECMFKLDLLCGPLPVVIHKHQNGFDLTLTLTDSFVPGDNPDDCWCDICEEQRDPEQCIYRSTDPPFIATIDCLWPQIKLALEGGLGEVELRTVRRSQIPGKVISQQSVEEKAGGLRESIKQEQEASTKEYVITSWTLEQILESLSDDERKLIESLEEKQFEEPEDRGKAYASTASYTEEAFKQFKEQLDITSPIDASALFGQWRELKYSEVRDGVIIPSRYIALYRELVDRYGDFSAGSKLTPWGKALFFALFFEVIHRMRKIQVFQVARYDHLPAWRNALKYVRDVGGFKIQFAVDNIDNKLVRACFGFKVRDFEADRNWQVDKLSEEIHDEEAKLEDLRALLVQYKKLEEVEKSVLQQCLTEASRCKWKKIGELIQD; the protein is encoded by the exons ATGACGATCCTCGGGCCCTCTGTGATTGACTTCTCAGGTCACGACCACCGGCTCTACCTGTGCGACCACAGGACCATTCTCCCCGTCCCCTGCAGTTGGTGCGGCACCAGGAGTAACAATCCGCCCAATTTCCGGTGCAAGGAGTGTATGTTTAAGCTTGACCTCCTTTGCGGCCCACTGCCCGTTGTGATCCACAAGCACCAGAACGGGTTCGACCTGACCCTGACCCTGACAGACTCCTTTGTACCTGGGGACAATCCAGATGACTGCTGGTGCGATATATGCGAGGAGCAGCGAGATCCTGAACAGTGTATATATCGTTCCACCGATCCACCCTTCATTGCCACCATTGATTGCCTCTGGCCCCAG ATTAAACTTGCACTTGAAGGGGGTCTTGGAGAAGTGGAACTGAGGACTGTAAGACGAAGTCAAATTCCAGGCAAGGTGATATCCCAGCAATCCGTGGAAGAGAAAGCAGGTGGTCTTCGGGAGAGCATCAAGCAAGAACAAGAAGCATCGACGAAGGAATATGTCATAACTAGCTGGACCCTGGAGCAGATACTAGAATCGCTTAGTGATGATGAACGTAAGCTGATCGAAAGTTTGGAGGAAAAGCAGTTCGAAGAACCCGAAGACAGAGGAAAAGCCTATGCTTCAACTGCTTCATATACAGAAGAGGCCTTCAAACAGTTCAAGGAGCAGCTCGATATTACCTCTCCAATTGATGCCTCCGCACTATTTGGACAATGGAGAGAACTCAAGTACTCTGAAGTCCGGGACGGAGTGATAATCCCTTCACGGTACATTGCCCTCTACCGGGAACTGGTTGACAGATATGGCGATTTCAGTGCTGGTAGCAAGCTTACTCCATGGGGGAAGGCGCTGTTCTTCGCCTTGTTCTTTGAGGTCATACACAGAATGCGAAAGATCCAGGTATTCCAAGTGGCACGTTATGATCATCTGCCCGCCTGGAGGAACGCCTTAAAGTATGTGCGTGACGTGGGGGGTTTCAAGATCCAATTCGCTGTGGACAATATCGACAATAAGTTAGTACGTGCTTGCTTTGGTTTCAAGGTAAGGGACTTTGAAGCGGACCGAAATTGGCAGGTTGATAAGCTCTCGGAGGAGATACACGACGAAGAAGCTAAGTTAGAAGATCTCCGGGCACTGCTGGTGCAGTACAAGAAGCTCGAGGAAGTCGAGAAATCCGTGCTGCAGCAATGCTTGACCGAGGCTTCAAGATGCAAGTGGAAGAAAATAGGCGAGCTGATTCAGGATTGA
- the LOC116198874 gene encoding uncharacterized protein LOC116198874, giving the protein MSLGKFECSICLKDRSGIHYGCSDQACEVKLDVQCALDVDRSLITFDGHNHPLIFLENFEDYAKCSACNKYNKSHSIFHCPACNFKLHLLCGPLPCYLKQEKHLEMLVLKDTHIGDWVVDEFYCDSCEELRDPRECVYYCERCNYSAEVKCIMPELVLALMGKSGDVELRTLGRWPLSGKVASRGLSAEEIHKCDAGEVPKKTAVTLGCILESFTEGEKNELDVIFDCKEKLFEDLGGGGDTILDASLGSNEDFMQLVARLDSTGLALLKKKWDADIPFIKVGKGDNLLPEKLVRVYNDLYHAYGDPGAESGLSPQLKSIFFLHLCQTVESMWATTVLDITEEGLVDWWISVKAVRRAGFKTCFVADALKVAMHAYFGIRAKTFEDNLTHEIELLEEKIREKKASQGGIEYLESRRSSTVRECMSEAPPLMYKTASEVVLGLG; this is encoded by the exons ATGTCTCTTGGCAAGTTTGAATGCAGTATATGCCTGAAGGACCGATCTGGAATTCACTATGGATGCTCAGATCAGGCGTGCGAAGTGAAGCTTGACGTGCAATGCGCACTGGATGTTGACCGCTCCTTGATAACATTCGATGGGCACAATCACCCTCTCATCTTCCTTGAGAATTTCGAGGACTATGCCAAGTGCAGCGCTTGCAATAAGTACAATAAGTCGCACTCGATCTTCCATTGCCCTGCCTGCAACTTCAAGCTCCATTTACTCTGTGGTCCGCTCCCGTGTTACCTCAAGCAAGAAAAACATCTAGAGATGCTCGTGCTAAAGGATACACATATAGGTGATTGGGTCGTCGATGAGTTTTACTGCGATAGCTGCGAAGAACTGAGGGACCCACGAGAGTGTGTCTATTACTGCGAACGTTGCAACTACTCTGCTGAAGTCAAATGCATTATGCCCGAG CTCGTGCTTGCATTGATGGGGAAGTCTGGAGATGTGGAGCTGAGGACATTAGGCCGATGGCCCCTTTCCGGTAAAGTCGCGAGCAGAGGCTTGTCGGCTGAAGAAATACATAAGTGTGACGCAGGAGAAGTGCCTAAAAAGACTGCAGTTACGTTGGGCTGCATCTTGGAATCTTTTACCGAAGGTGAGAAAAACGAGTTGGATGTTATTTTCGACTGCAAAGAAAAGTTGTTCGAAGATTTGGGCGGAGGTGGAGATACAATCCTGGATGCTTCTTTGGGTTCCAATGAGGACTTCATGCAACTCGTAGCGAGGCTGGATTCCACTGGGCTAGCTCTTCTGAAAAAGAAGTGGGATGCTGACATTCCCTTCATAAAAGTTGGAAAAGGAGACAATCTGCTTCCAGAGAAGTTGGTCCGCGTGTACAATGACTTGTATCACGCGTATGGAGATCCCGGGGCTGAATCAGGACTAAGTCCCCAGCTGAAGTCGATCTTCTTTCTTCACTTGTGTCAGACAGTTGAGAGTATGTGGGCAACTACGGTATTAGACATAACGGAAGAAGGGCTCGTCGACTGGTGGATCTCTGTGAAGGCTGTGCGCAGGGCAGGCTTCAAGACCTGCTTTGTGGCCGATGCTCTGAAGGTAGCAATGCACGCTTATTTTGGGATTCGAGCTAAAACATTTGAAGACAATCTCACCCATGAGATCGAGCTACTGGAAGAGAAGATCCGGGAGAAGAAAGCATCGCAGGGAGGAATTGAATATCTCGAGTCTAGAAGATCTAGCACCGTCAGGGAATGTATGAGTGAAGCCCCGCCGTTGATGTACAAGACAGCAAGTGAGGTTGTTCTTGGTCTCGGATAA
- the LOC116198875 gene encoding uncharacterized protein LOC116198875 codes for MDSECKSAASPTTEMQIHHSLHLQHPLSIYNDCNGLSLFDEEPICKLCGCKCYGPSHGCVQCKFFLHKLCARLPAEFPCPIHPSQALKRHDEYREFECGSCSSTSFGFPYRCDSCGFNLDFGCVFFQEVNQDLYQIGRYDGIKCLFCANSCAGAVIACPDNEFFLHKSCYALPKQIQHPSHPFHPLRKLEYALQFKCNGCLLDQDNRAAYTCMDPSCMYSLDFDCAFLFEGCQLLHLDAHPHLLASTEKKQEDKLCCVVCHESCSGPTYSCLICKFHLHMSCIALEEIPNHPSHPFHRLMRTTEQRKFKCHACLKDNNSRPYRWEDCDFDLDFDCAFVVPHQEFEGKEPILSDIHRHPLALSGQRSKKDGKEVSCSVCGERCSFPTYSCGVCGFTFTSRVLLQVYRRTSNTVFSKGTLFRCLLASLNAVYA; via the coding sequence ATGGATTCGGAATGCAAATCCGCAGCCTCTCCCACCACTGAGATGCAAATCCATCATTCCCTTCACCTGCAGCATCCACTGTCCATCTACAATGACTGCAATGGACTATCCCTCTTCGATGAAGAACCAATCTGCAAGCTCTGCGGCTGCAAGTGCTACGGTCCATCCCACGGTTGCGTGCAGTGCAAGTTTTTCCTCCATAAGCTTTGCGCTAGACTGCCCGCAGAGTTCCCGTGCCCTATCCATCCCTCCCAAGCTCTGAAGAGGCATGATGAGTACCGAGAATTTGAGTGCGGTTCCTGTTCCTCCACCTCTTTCGGCTTCCCGTACAGATGTGACTCATGCGGGTTCAACCTGGATTTTGGCTGTGTCTTCTTCCAGGAAGTGAACCAGGATTTGTATCAAATAGGCAGGTATGATGGAATCAAGTGCTTGTTTTGTGCCAATAGCTGCGCCGGCGCTGTCattgcttgcccagacaatgAGTTTTTCCTCCACAAATCTTGCTATGCGTTGCCCAAGCAGATCCAACACCCTTCTCACCCTTTCCATCCTCTGAGAAAGCTCGAGTATGCATTACAATTCAAGTGCAACGGCTGTCTCCTGGATCAGGATAACAGAGCAGCCTACACGTGCATGGATCCCAGTTGCATGTATTCCCTTGATTTCGATTGTGCATTCCTATTCGAGGGGTGCCAGCTCCTTCATCTCGATGCCCACCCCCATCTTCTGGCATCAACTgagaaaaaacaagaagataaGCTCTGCTGCGTCGTATGCCACGAGAGCTGCTCAGGCCCGACCTACAGTTGCCTAATATGTAAATTCCATCTTCACATGTCCTGCATTGCCTTGGAAGAGATACCAAATCATCCATCACACCCGTTTCATCGTCTCATGAGGACGACCGAGCAACGGAAATTCAAGTGCCATGCCTGCCTCAAAGATAACAACAGCAGGCCATACCGCTGGGAGGACTGTGACTTTGATCTGGATTTCGACTGCGCATTTGTTGTGCCTCATCAAGAATTTGAAGGTAAAGAACCCATTCTCAGTGACATACACAGGCATCCTTTGGCACTTTCTGGCCAAAGGAGCAAGAAAGATGGGAAGGAAGTAAGCTGCAGCGTCTGTGGTGAGCGCTGCTCTTTCCCGACTTATAGTTGCGGTGTTTGCGGCTTTACTTTCACAAGTCGTGTGCTACTGCAAGTATACCGAAGGACATCGAACACCGTCTTTTCCAAGGGCACTCTCTTCAGATGTCTCTTGGCAAGTTTGAATGCAGTATATGCCTGA